Proteins encoded by one window of Clostridium cagae:
- a CDS encoding polysaccharide deacetylase family protein — protein MKFNKFNKLFILLLVFILTTNLNNNVVYAEDESKINKVIYLTFDDGPASKVTKDVLDILKEEKIHATFFLIGDQIKGQEDLVKRIYNEGHSLGLHSMTHKKNHLYSSNEHFLKEMLETQELINSIIGIKPTILRFPFGCNNNSYKICKSMVDLLHENNLKIYDWNVDSGDGANHSAAPSTFIKNAKSDKDRVVLLMHCGYISKNSVKALPEVIKYYKNNGYEFKAITEDTPEEYHIIK, from the coding sequence ATGAAATTTAACAAGTTTAACAAATTATTTATTTTATTATTAGTATTTATTTTAACAACTAATTTAAATAACAACGTAGTTTATGCAGAAGATGAATCAAAAATTAATAAAGTTATTTACTTAACTTTTGATGATGGACCAGCCAGTAAAGTTACAAAAGATGTTCTAGATATTTTAAAAGAAGAAAAAATACATGCAACATTTTTTTTAATAGGAGACCAAATTAAAGGGCAAGAAGATTTAGTAAAAAGAATTTATAATGAAGGACATTCTCTCGGTCTACATAGTATGACTCACAAAAAAAATCATTTATACTCTTCTAACGAGCATTTTTTAAAAGAAATGTTAGAAACTCAAGAATTAATAAATTCTATTATTGGAATAAAACCTACTATTCTAAGATTTCCATTTGGATGTAACAATAATAGTTATAAAATATGTAAATCTATGGTTGATTTACTTCATGAAAATAACTTAAAGATATACGATTGGAATGTAGATAGTGGTGATGGTGCTAATCATTCAGCAGCACCTAGCACATTTATAAAAAATGCTAAAAGTGATAAAGATAGAGTTGTTTTATTAATGCATTGTGGATATATTAGTAAAAATTCAGTTAAAGCTTTGCCTGAAGTTATTAAATATTATAAAAATAATGGCTATGAATTCAA